A stretch of DNA from Gemmatimonadota bacterium:
TAGCAAGCGCATGGGTGCGCTATATGAAGTTTGCGATTTTTGTGGTGGGTATTTCTGGCGGTGTGCGCGTCCGTTCGCTGGAGCGCTATATTTTACCGCAGGAGTCTTTCGATTCCGCAGGCGAATCTCGCGATGTGCCACCCTTTGAGCTGACTACCGAACGCTGGGTGCTCGAGATCTATCGCACGATTATCGAATCTCTGCAATCTATCGCGTGGATGTTGCTCGTCTTTTTTATCGTTTCACTGGGTATGTACATTGTCGTGCGTATCTTTGAAATGCGCCGGGGGACGAACGAGTGATGAGTAGAGAGGGCGATAAAGCGGTGGACATCGGATTGCGGCGAATATTATATTGGGCGTTATTGACGCAAAGGGGTCTGGTATGGAGAAAATAGAGAAAAAAGTGATACCGGGCTGGACCGGGAGATGCTATGAGGATTTCGAGGTGGGCGAAATCTACCGAAGCCGGTTCGGGCGGACGGTGACGACGGCTGACAACCAGTTGTTTACGCATCTGACCCTGAATACCAATCCGCTTCACTTTGACGAGGAGTACGCCCGTCGGACGCGGTGGGGAAAGATTCTGGTGAACAGCACGTTTACGCTCGCGCTGGTCGTGGGGATGAGTGTCCCGGACGTGAGCGAGCAGGCGATGGCGAACCTGGGTTGGAGCGAGATCCGGCTTCCGAACCCTGTATTTGTGGGAGATACGCTCTATTGCGAGACGGAGGTGCTCGCCAGGCGGGAGTCGAAGTCGTTTCCGGAAGCAGGGATTGTGAAGGTTCGCACGCGGGGCGTGAATCAGCACGGCCGCGTCGTCATAGATCTGACTCGCAGTGTGATGGTCTATAAGAGGGCGCACGCGCCGTTGGCGGATACTTTTCCCGAAATTCACGAGGAGAAAGACGGGTGAAGTCGATGCGGTCCTGGCTTTTTGTACCGGGGCACCGGCAGCGTATGATCGACAAGGCTCTGGGCCTGCCGGCGGATGTGTTGATATTCGATCTGGAGGACGGCGTCCCGGAGGCTGAGAAGGATGTTGCGCGCAGTCGTGTCGCTGCCGCGCTGGATGGCCCGCATGGCGGCTCAACGCGGTTCGTCAGGGTTCACGATGCTGGTTCATCCGAATTGGACGCCGATCTGCAGGTGATCGCGCGTGCGGGGCTGCAGGGGCTCGTGTTGTCCAAAGTGCAGGGTCCAGAGGATGTGCTTCAGGTGTGCCGGTGGCTGGACCGGCACGAGACCAGAGCGGGTATTCCATCTGGAGGCGTCGGGCTTCTGGCAACCATTGAGAGCGCCCGGGGTCTGGTTCAGGCGCCTGCGATCGCATCCGTTACACCCAGGCTGGTGGGGCTTATGTTCGGCGCGGAGGATTTCGCGCTGGATATGGGCCTTTTTTCGCACCCGGGACAGGGATTGGTCAATTACGCCCGATCGGCTCTGGCGGTGGCCGCGGCAAGCGGGAAAATCCGGGCTATAGACAAGGTATTTACGGACATCAGCGATCTTGACGGGTTGGCTGTGGAGGCGCGACGGGCCAGAGATCTGGGGTTTGCCGGAAAAGCCGTGATTCATCCGGGTCAGGTTGGGATGGTGAATGAAATTTTCAGTCCCACGGAGGTCGAGGAGAGGTGGGCACGGCGAATTGTTGAGGCTTTTGAACGGCGGGCGGACGAAGGCCCGGCGACTGTAGATGGTCGGATGGTAGATAGGCCGATTTTGGAACGGGCGCGCTGGATCCTGGATCGCCTTGAGGAAGAGGGTTAACTTGCACGATCAAAACCAACATCCGCCCCTGAATGGAATAAGGATTGTCTCGGTGGAGCAGTTCGGAGCGGGGCCGTGGGCAACGATGATGCTGGCGGACCTTGGGGCGGAGATCATCAAGATCGAGAATCCCGAGACGGGCGGCGATGTCGCGCGTTATGTGCCACCTTATACGGCTGATCAGGATAGCGTGTATTTCCAGAGTTTCAACCGAAACAAGAAGAGTATGACGCTGAATTTGCAGCATCCAGGAGGGCGGGAGGTGTTGCATCGGCTGGTGGGGATTTCGGATGGGGTGTTCAACAATCTGCGCGGAGACCTTCCGGCTCGGCTGGGTCTGGATTATCCGGCGCTGCGTGCGATCAAGGCTTCCATTGTGTGCTGCTCGCTTTCCGCGTTCGGACGGCATGGGTCTCGGGCGGGTGAACCGGGATACGATTATCTGATGCAGGGATATGCCGGATGGATGAGTCTTACGGGCGAGCCTGACGGTCCGCCGACGAAGACAGGACTTTCTCTCGTGGATCTCGGCGCGGGCACCATGGCGTCTCTGGGTATGGTCAGCGCGATCTTCCGCGCCAGACAGACGGGTCTGGGGTGCGACGTAGATGTGAATCTGTTCGATACGGCACTGGCGAATCTGGGATATGTGGCGGCGTGGTTCCTGACCAGAGGGTATCAGGCGCATCGGACGCCGGATTCTTCTCATCCGTCACAGATCCCGTCGCAGGTGGTGCCGACCAGGGACGGATGGCTGGTGATCATGTGCGCAAAGGAGAAGTTTTTTCAAAATCTGGTACGTGTTCTGGGGGTGCCGGAACTGGCGGAAGATTCCCGGTTCTGCTCTTTTGCTGATCGCCTGGAGAACCGGGATGTTCTGGTTCCGATTCTGAAGGATCTCTTCCGCAAGAAGACGACCGACGATTGGCTGGCGCTGCTCAAGGGCAAGGTGCCCTGCGCGCCCGTGAATACGGTTGCGCAGGCTTTTGCCGACCCGCAGGTGGCCGAAGATAATATGATACTGGAGTTGCCGCATCCGGAGTTCGGAGCCGTCCGGGTGGTGGCGAGTCCCATAGATGTCGGCGGTGGATCGGTTGAACCCCGGCGCGGGCCTTCACTGGGGGAACACAACGAGTCGATCTTGGGCGAGTATCTCGGATATTCGATGCCAGAGATTGAGAAGCTCCGAAGCGATGGCGCCATTTGAATTTTCAGGCATTGGGCAATTCGGTTCGCAATGCGAATTTTTCCTCAGGCGTTCCCGCGCCTTTTAATACTTCCAGATATGCTTTGTGCAGTCGCTGTGCTTCGGCCATGTTTTGCTGGTTATACACGTTGTTCTTTTGCGCGAGGTCTGTTTGGAGGTCGTATAGTTCCGCTGGCCAGTTGGGTCCGCGATAGTGCAAGGTCCAGTTGCCGTCTGTGATGCTGGAGCACACGCTGCGGTCTTCGCGCACGGGCAGGGTTGCCGATGTGACGGCGACTTTCCGTTGTTCTTCTGCTTTTTCGCCTTTTAAGATGGGGGCGACTGATATCCCGTGTAGTCCATCGGGTTTTTTTATGCCTGCAAGGTCGAGTATTGTGGGCATGAAATCGACGGGTTGTGTTAAGGCTTTTGTGCGTTTTCCGGCTGCGTTGCTGCCGGGTACATATCCCATGAAAGCTGTGTGGGATACTTCTTCGTAATAGGGCCAGTCGCCATCTGGTCCCTGTCCGCTTTTGCCAATGCGTCCGTGGTCGCCGATGTAGTGTCCGTGGTCAGACATGAAGATTACGGCTGTGTCTTCCCAGAGGTTCAGGTTTTCTACTTTTTCCAACAGGTGACCGACCCAGGTGTCCATGAGTGTGACTTCACCTGCGTATAGTGCCTGCGTGTGTTTGATTTCTTCTGCGCTCAGGTAATCGCAATAGTCGTAAATGGGATGGTCGATGACTTCGCCTGTGTAGTCGGGGTTGTACATATTGACATAGTGCGCGGGGGGGTCCCACGGTTCGTGAGGATCAAAGGTGTCGATGTAGAGGAAGAATTTTTCGTGGGTGTGGTTTGCTTCCAGCCAGTCTGCGGCGCGTTGCATGGTGCGTGCGACAAAGGTGTCGCGTTCTGTTTCCCAGTGTGCTGCACGCCAGCGGTAGTGATATTGTTGCATGCGCTCAGGTGTGCGAATTTTTTCGGGGACTGATTCGAGGGGGACGGGTATATCATCTGTGATTGAGCGGTCGCCTTCTTGTCCGCGAATCCATTCCCAGCCCAAAAATCCGCGGTCAAATTGATGTCCGTCTCTTACCAGGTGCGGTGTGTCGCACAAGAGCATGGTGACATATCCCGCGTCTGTGAGGAGTTCGGACAAGATGACTTCATCTTCGGGAAGTGGCGTCCAGCCTCGAAAGGGGAATGTCAGCCTGCCGGTCATCATGTCTGTGCGCGTGGGTATTGTTGGGAATGATGCCTGATACGCGCGGTCAAAGACCATGCAGCGTTTGGAGAATGCGTCTATATGCGGCGTGTGGATCCAGGTATTTCCGTGACACCCCAGGTGATCATAACGCAAGGTGTCGGACATTACGACAATGATGTTCATGTGTGACCCTCCCAAAAAGGTTTCTGAATGCTGAAAATTGAGCTTGTGTAAAATAATTCCCTTTTTCAGAATCTGCAACACGAACGCCAGATGGTGTCAGAATGGTGTTGTGGTTTGCAGCAGGATATAACGCCTGTCGATGGTTGACAGCTTATAAATTTCTGTCTATGTTTGTAGCAAAATCAAATACCCATTTTAAAGTCACATATCACGTAAATACATGACGGAAAAAGATCCAGACATTCTATCCTTGGATGAAATCGAGGAAATCGAAAAGCTCACGTTGCGTTGGATATTTCAAGCGGTTTATGATTTCGGAATGGAAGCACATGAAATATTCCTTAGATCGCCTGATAGCGTTAAAGATATTGCTGAAGATATAACGCGAGAATTGCTTGATCGACTTTCAGGATTTAATGTGCAACAGAGAGTATATGGAACAGTTGATTATAAAAAAGCACGATATGTGATTCTTCCTGATCAAACCGTCAGACAGGCATTACTTATTGACTCAAAAGCAGAGAAGGAAAATCGTTCTGCAACGATTCAGATGTCACAAACGTCCATGTGGGTGAGACAACGGCGGTCCGGTGCTCAGGTTAATGAAAAAGGGTTTTTGCCAGAAATATCCAGATATGGAGATAAAAATTATCTCACAACGACATGCCTTATTCATTTCAGCTACGATGATCGTTTAGGTCGTCATCATTTGCGTGAAGTGACTATGATAGCAATTCCAAATGGAAAATTGCAAGGAAGGTATAATCCAACGGTTGATGATGGCATCTGGTTGGCTGGTAGAAATGCACCGATATTAGGTGAAGATTTCAGGGTAAGAGTAGGCTTTAGCAGATTAAAGGCCAAGGCTTCGTGGCGAATACAAAGGCTTACTTATGATGAAAAAAGACAGGAGTGTATAGGGTCATGGCAATCGTAAACTTGTTTAAATCACTTGCTCCGAACGCAATATATCACGGCGATTCGCAGGAGCTTTTGGGGAGAATTGAACGAGAATCCATTGCGCTCAGTATCTGGTCTCCTCCGTATTACGTCGGGAAAGAATACGAGAAGGATTTATCATTTGAAGATTGGAAAAATCTTCTGCAAAAGGTGATTAAACTACATTTTCCCATTGTAAAACCCGGTGGATTTTTAGTAATCAATATTGCCGATATATTGTGTTTTAAGGATGAGACGATGCCCAAAATTATGGCGGAAAACATTTCTCGTCGGAAAATTAATCTTACAAAAGAAGATATACTTAAGGTTGTACAACAGCATCCCAATTGGAATAGGTACAAACTTGCAGAACACTTCGGATGCAGCGAGCAAACAATAGATCGGCGGCTTAACGGTAACAATATTAGAGGTGGGAAATATCAATCTCAAACAAGGGTCTATCTCGTTGGGGAATTAATAGAAAAAGCTGCTACAGATGCAGGTTTTTATTTATATGATCGGCGTATATGGGTAAAAGACGCCGCCTGGGAGAACTCGAGGTGGCATACCATATCATACCGTTCTGTAGATGAGTCCGAATATATTTATATTTTTTGGAAGCCGGGTATAACGAAGGTTGATCGATCAAGGCTTACAAAACAAGAATGGGTAAATTGGGGTTCCAGAGGTGTATGGGAGATTCCTTCTGTACGCAGCAATTCAGATCATGATTCTAAGTTTCCAGTTGAGTTGCCTCGCAGAGCAATTAAGCTATTTACTGAGCCTGATGAAATTGTGCTCGATTGCTTTATAGGAAGTGGCACGACTGCTTTGGCAGCATTAAGTGAGGGAAGAAGATATATCGGTATTGACAAAGAAAAGAGGTCGGTAGAGATCGCAACAGAAGCTGTAAAATCATTCAATACGTACGAAAAAGAGCCTGAGCAGATGGATCTTCTGATACGGGAATTGGAAGCAGGATATGAGATAGATGAAAGACGCAAGATGTGACGTCAAAAGCGGGCGAACTCAAGGGTGTAATCTACAACTGACTATTGACCACGAAGTGATATGGATAAAGACAACAAACTTTTAGATGTGGTTGCATTGACCGAAGATATTGCTGAGTATGATCTCTGTCAGGGGCAGGTTGGAACAATTGTTGAGGTGCTTTCGGATGGTCAAGCGTTTGAAGTTGAATTTTGTGATCGGGAAGGTCGCACCTATGAATCAGTTGGTTTACGTCCCAACCAGTTTATCGTATTACACTATGCGCCGATCTCGAATGTCTGAGATGTTGTAAGTAAAAAGTTGATAATAAGCCCCGGATTTTTCCAGGGCTTTTTTTATAACGCAATAATCAGTTTGACCTCTGTAGGAGTGATGTTTTTTCAGGATTAATATTTGTGGTCACACGCATTGAGGAGGAGATGATGGATTCTATTTATGGGATTGTGCCGCCAGTGGTAACGCCGTTTCGAGAGGATGACTCGCTTGATGAGGGGGCGTTTCGTGCGGAAATTCAGTATATGGTTGAGACGGCAGAGGTGCACGGGGTGGCGGTGACGGGGAGTACGGGCGAGGGGCATACGCTCGGAGATGATGAGGTGAGGCAGTTGACGCAATGGGCAGTGGAGGAAGCCGATGGGCGAGTGCCAGTGATTACGGGGATTATTACGGATAGTACGAAGTCGGCAATTGAGCGGGGGAAGGCTGTGGCCGATTTGGGTCCGGTGGCGTTGCAGGTGACGCCGGTGCATTATTTGTTTCGGCCAGATGATGATGCGATGGTCAGGCATTTTGAGGCGTTGTGTGAGGGGACGGGATTGCCGGTGATGATTTACAATGTGGTGCCGTGGACGTATTTGTCGCCGGAGTTGTTGACGCGGATTATTGACGCGGTGGAAGGTGTGGTGGGGGTGAAGCAGAGTGCGGGAGATATGAAGTTGCTGGCTGATTTGTTGTTGATGGCGGGAGATCGAGCACGGATTATGACTGCGGTAGATGCGTTGTTGTATCCGTCATTTGTTTTAGGGGCGCACGGTGCGATTGCGGCGATTTTGACGGCGGTGCCCGAGTTGTGTGTGGCGGTGTGGGATGCGTGTCGTGCAGGTGATCATAAAAAGGCGTTGGATTTACACGAAAAGTTGCTGCCGATTTGGAATGCGATTTTTGATGATAATTTGCCCGCAAATACCAAGTATGCGATGAAGCTGCAGGGACGTAATGGAGGTGTGCCGCGCCCGCCAATGCCACCGTCGTCTGCCGAGCAGGAAAGGCAGGTTCAGGCGGCATTGGAGAATGCAGGTGTGATTTAATCCTTCCGCAATTGCACGGCTCGACGGCGATGATGGGAGTTGACGGCGTTGCGTATGATGCTGTGTAACCAGGGTCTAAATCGGTCGGGTTTGCGAAGTTGGTGCAGATTTTCGTACGCTTTGATAAATACGATTTGGACCAGATCTTCTACGTCGTCAACCAATCGTATGGATCGGGCAATTTGGGCATACACATATCGCGAATAGCGTTGCACCAGAATTGCGAATGCTTTGCGGTCGCCATCCAGAATTTGAGCGATGAGCGCGCTGTCTTCAATCTGTTCCACGAATGCTCCACGAGAAATCAATTCACGCGTGTTGAAATAAAAGACGAGTTTGTATCCCGAAAGTGTCGCACGGATATAAAAAAAGCCCCGGATTGTCCGGGGCTTTTGGTTTTATGGGCTGTTAAGCATTGGGACACTTAAAGTCCAGGCCATCCATGATGACTTTTATCTGGTCGGATGGTTTGAAATAATCTGTCGCCGTATAGTTTTCGCCCAGATCACCCATTAACCGACGGCGGCGAGGTGTCATGCGGGATAGCACTTCTTCGGGACATTTTTCGTAATCGTAGGGTCTGCACCACATTTGGCCATACCGAAAGGTGATGCTGCGCCGCACGACGTCTGTGTGATTTGGCGCAACCGCGTGCCACATGGTATTGGGGAAGATCGCGCAATCTCCCGCTTCGGCAATGAGTTGTATTGCGCCGGGTGGTGTTTCATTGCGCGCCTCTTTGGGCATTGGGCGGCGATGGCTACCGGGTACCAGACAGAAGTTTGCACAATTTTCGTGTGGAATATCGGTGAGGAAGAACTGTATTTTGAAGTTTAATGGCAGACTGTCTGGCGTGACTCGAATTTGTGCCAATGAGCGTCCAGCATCGGTGTGCCAGCCGATCAAGTTATCGGTTTTGTCATTTGGATAGCGCACGTAGATTTGCGATCCCATGATCTGGATATAAGGTCCCATCAGGTCGAGGATGGTGCCGAATAAGTTGGGATGGTCCATTAATCCGTCAATCCGACTTGTTCGGAAGAGCGTTTGGATGATGGTATAGACGCCTTTTTCGAGGACCTCGGGATATTTGGCTTCGTACTTTGCGATTACTTCATTGGCCGCATCGAGGTAACCCGCTGCTTCGTCTTTGGGGATTACATTTTTGAGATGTAAATATCCCTGCTCCTGCCACTGTTGCCGCATGGATTTGCTCACGTGGTTCATGTCAAAGCTCCTGTTTTTTGAATGTTGTTTTAGACCTTAGCTCTTGCCTGATTGTGTACAATGAGATATTTTTTCGATGAAACTATCGGAAAACAATATAAAAGGAGGCTTTTATGCTCGTGTTGACAACCCCCAATATTGAGGGAAAAACTGTTGATAGCTATCAGGGTATTGTGACGGGTGAAGCCATTTTGGGTGCCAATTTTTTCAAAGATATTTTTGCGAGTCTCCGCGATATTGTCGGCGGGCGTTCAGCCGCGTATGAGTCAGAACTCCGCAGAGCCAAAGATCTTGCCATTGAGGAAATGGTCGAACAGGCACGCGGTATGGGTGCCAATGCCGTCATTGGGGTGGATCTCGACTACGATACCGTTGGTGAGGGCAGTATGCTTATGGTCAGTGCCAGTGGCACGGCTGTTACTTATCGGGATTGAGACGGCGAACGAATCAACGAATCAACGACGCAGTTCGGACTAATTCGGGGTGGTAGGGTGGGGTTCGTCTATTCGTCTATTCGTCTATTCGTCTATTCGTCTATTCGTCTATTCGCGCTTTGTATTACCGTAGAATTGTTGTATTCATTTTTTATAGTGTTCTTTGGAAAATTTTGACTCTTTCACCACGGTTTGCGATTCGTAAATAGATCCGCTTCGGAGTGCGCCCGGCCAGGGCATTCGCACGGGTACGGCTTCCACGCGTGGGACGTTGGTCGGTTCACCGCGCACGATTGTTTCATTGAACAAATCCCAGTTGTTCAGGCCCGATAGGGGGTACGCATCGATCGCGCAGTATTGAAATAGGAGCAGTCGGCGGGGTTTGTCAGATGTGTTGGATACTGACCCGTGTAGCATGCGGACGTGGTGGATTGTGATGCCGCCTGCTTTGACCATTACGGGTACGGCGCCTTTGTCGCTAAAGGTAGAGTCGGTTACGGCGCCACAGAAATGGCCCTCGAGGTGATGGTCGTAAATTGGCCCTTTGTGCGAGCCGGGGATGACGAGCAAGGGGCCGTTCTCTTCTGTCATGTCGTCGAGTACTATACCCACGGCGAGCAAGTCGTCGTTGCTATGCGGATAAAATGCCCAGTCCTGATGCCATTCGACCGGGCTGCCGTAGCCGGGTTGCTTCATGTTCAGTTTGTTGCCATTACACCGCAGGCCGTATCCGATCAATTGCGATACGATTCCCAAAATTTTCTCGTGATGCAGGGTTTTGCGATATACTTCATGTAGCAAAATCGGACTTTTTAAGCGTCTCAGTTTTGGGTTTTCGGGTGTGTGTCCGGGTTCGAGGTCGAATACTTCGGTGTGATCGGTGACCTCCCGCGATTTTTCCACATATTCATCGGTTATCCGACGCAGGTCATTGACTTCGTTTTCACTGAGCACGTTCTCCACACCGAGATATCCGTGTTCGTGATAAAACGCAATTTGTTTCTGGGTGAGCATGGTTTACTCCTTACTTTTATGGATGGCGGTATTTGTTTCCAAATTTTTCGCGCAGTAAGACGGCGCCTTCTGCACGGTCGGTTTCTGCAAGGCGATCGCAATAGTCTTCGAAAGCTCCCCAGGTGTGCATTGGTCCACCTTCTTGCATGACTGTCCAGAGGGGATCGTTGTCGTAGGGTCGCGGCATGGTTTCCATCATGTGGTCGTGCCAGTTCATGAGGCGATACGCAGCCTCGCGGCATATATCGGGATTTTCAGACGCGACGTCGCGCATTTCATAGGGGTCGTCTGATAGGTTAAACAATAGTTCGCGTGGGTAAAGTCGATATCCGTCGTGATAGGTGCGGATATAAATCCAGTCGTCAAAGCGGACAGCCCGCTGACATACATGCGCGCACTGGCTCAAGATCAATTCGCTACGCCCGGCATCTGCGCCTTCGGTAATGACAGGGGCGTAACTTTCGCCATCCCACAACGCTTGTTTTTGCCCACATAGAAGATCGGCTAATGTGGGCGCTAAATCAATATTGTAATGCAGGCCCTCGTCTGTGATTCCAGACTGCCCGCCGGGCCATTTTACAATCATCGGTATATGGCAGGTCGCCTGATCGGCTGTTCCGTGTTCGCCGTATATGCCGAGTTCGCCCATGTTTTCGCCGTGATCCGCGCTGATGATGATCGCGGTGTCGTCCAGTACGCCTTTGTCTTCCAATATGCCCACAATGATGGCAATTTGATCATCTACGTACCGGATTGCGGTGTCGTATCCGTCGATCATTCGCCGCAGGTCGTCCATGTTGTCCAGGCGCCCGGGGTGCCGGGGAAAGCGGGGATTGGGGCGGTCGTTCCACATCATGATGTCCTGCGCGGTGTGGGGGCCGACGAGTTTTTTGTGTTCTTCCAGCAATTCGGGTGTTAGCCAGGCTGGGAGAGGATCATCGGCAAAGGGTTCGCCGTATTCTGCTGGCGCGCGATAGGGGGTGTGTACATCCCAGTAATTGATGTGCAAAAACCAGTTGTCGTCCGCGGCATTGTCATTCAGCCATTTTTCGACTACGGGTGTTACTTCTTCGGCTGATTCCATGCCGCCTTTGCCGGTGTTATGTATTTCGTTGAAGCCGGCATAAAAGTGCCACGCGGCATGCCGCTGTCCAAAGGGGCTGATCATGGATGTTTTAAAGCCCTGACGCTGTAAGAATCCGGCCAGTCCCTCGTTGGCGAGTCGATCTCGAAATCCGCGGTTTGGTCCATTTATTCTCCGTTCTGATGCGGTGCCGCCGTGTCCTACGACGCCCGAATGAATGCCGAATTGCCCGGAGTAAAATGCGGTGCGCGACGGCAAGCAGGGTGCGTCTGTTGTATAGACCTGGTTAAATCGAATGCCTTCGGCTGCGATTTTGTCAATTGTTGGCGATGTGTTGCGGTGATATCCGTAACAGCCCAGGTGCGTGGGATTTAAGGCGTCGAGATCGAGGTACAGGATGCGCATAGATGTTCCTTTTCTGTTTTGGTTCGTTCAGGGGATAATTTACCTTTAAAATTGTTTCTTAGCAAGTGTTCCACGCTGATAATCAGAACCTCTTGACGGATTGGCCCGTTGACATTATTCTGCATCGCACAAACAATAGCGAGGAGAGCACAGATGACAGAGCCAACAATTTCTCTTTCACAGGAACAAATTCATTCATTTCACGAGGATGGGTTCCTCGTTCTCAATGCGATTACGACGGAGGAGGAGGTGGAACAGCTTCGGAAAATTTACGATCGGCTTTTTTCGGATCGCACGGGGTGGGATCAGGGGAGTCAGTTTGATCTGGCGGGTACAGATGAGGATGATCAACCACGCCTTCCGCAAATGCTCGGTCCCAGCCGTTTTGCGCCCGAGTTGAAGGATACGCTCTATCTGGCCAATGCGCGGGCGATTGCGCGGCAGTTGCTGGGTTCTGATATGCTCGATAGGAATGGCGAACACATGATTTACAAGCCGCCGCGTATTGGTGCGCCAACGCCGTGGCATCAGGATCAGGCGTATCACGATCCTGCGATGGCGTACAAAGGTGTAAATTTTTGGATGCCGCTGGACGATGCGACGGTTGAATCCGGTTGTTTGCAGTTTATTCCGGGTAGCCACAAGCTCGATGTTTTGCCGCATCACAGTATTAACCGGGATCCGCGTATTCACGGTCTTGAGGTCGATGATCCCGAACAGTATGCCGCGCGGGCGGTTCCTTGCCCTGTTGCGGCTGGCGGGGCTTCGCTTCACGCGTGTTATATGCTTCACTACGCTGAGCCAAATCGCACAGATGTTCCGCGGAGGGCTTATACGCTTACGTTCAGGACGCCACCCCAGACGCGCGATAAGCCCGTTGATGCATATTGGCAAAAGAACAAACAGACGGCGCGGCAAGCAAGGGCAGATGCGTATCAAACAAGGGGTTCTATGTAGTAGATCA
This window harbors:
- a CDS encoding MaoC family dehydratase, whose translation is MEKIEKKVIPGWTGRCYEDFEVGEIYRSRFGRTVTTADNQLFTHLTLNTNPLHFDEEYARRTRWGKILVNSTFTLALVVGMSVPDVSEQAMANLGWSEIRLPNPVFVGDTLYCETEVLARRESKSFPEAGIVKVRTRGVNQHGRVVIDLTRSVMVYKRAHAPLADTFPEIHEEKDG
- a CDS encoding CoA ester lyase — translated: MRSWLFVPGHRQRMIDKALGLPADVLIFDLEDGVPEAEKDVARSRVAAALDGPHGGSTRFVRVHDAGSSELDADLQVIARAGLQGLVLSKVQGPEDVLQVCRWLDRHETRAGIPSGGVGLLATIESARGLVQAPAIASVTPRLVGLMFGAEDFALDMGLFSHPGQGLVNYARSALAVAAASGKIRAIDKVFTDISDLDGLAVEARRARDLGFAGKAVIHPGQVGMVNEIFSPTEVEERWARRIVEAFERRADEGPATVDGRMVDRPILERARWILDRLEEEG
- a CDS encoding CoA transferase; translated protein: MHDQNQHPPLNGIRIVSVEQFGAGPWATMMLADLGAEIIKIENPETGGDVARYVPPYTADQDSVYFQSFNRNKKSMTLNLQHPGGREVLHRLVGISDGVFNNLRGDLPARLGLDYPALRAIKASIVCCSLSAFGRHGSRAGEPGYDYLMQGYAGWMSLTGEPDGPPTKTGLSLVDLGAGTMASLGMVSAIFRARQTGLGCDVDVNLFDTALANLGYVAAWFLTRGYQAHRTPDSSHPSQIPSQVVPTRDGWLVIMCAKEKFFQNLVRVLGVPELAEDSRFCSFADRLENRDVLVPILKDLFRKKTTDDWLALLKGKVPCAPVNTVAQAFADPQVAEDNMILELPHPEFGAVRVVASPIDVGGGSVEPRRGPSLGEHNESILGEYLGYSMPEIEKLRSDGAI
- a CDS encoding sulfatase, which gives rise to MNIIVVMSDTLRYDHLGCHGNTWIHTPHIDAFSKRCMVFDRAYQASFPTIPTRTDMMTGRLTFPFRGWTPLPEDEVILSELLTDAGYVTMLLCDTPHLVRDGHQFDRGFLGWEWIRGQEGDRSITDDIPVPLESVPEKIRTPERMQQYHYRWRAAHWETERDTFVARTMQRAADWLEANHTHEKFFLYIDTFDPHEPWDPPAHYVNMYNPDYTGEVIDHPIYDYCDYLSAEEIKHTQALYAGEVTLMDTWVGHLLEKVENLNLWEDTAVIFMSDHGHYIGDHGRIGKSGQGPDGDWPYYEEVSHTAFMGYVPGSNAAGKRTKALTQPVDFMPTILDLAGIKKPDGLHGISVAPILKGEKAEEQRKVAVTSATLPVREDRSVCSSITDGNWTLHYRGPNWPAELYDLQTDLAQKNNVYNQQNMAEAQRLHKAYLEVLKGAGTPEEKFALRTELPNA
- a CDS encoding SfiI family type II restriction endonuclease, producing MTEKDPDILSLDEIEEIEKLTLRWIFQAVYDFGMEAHEIFLRSPDSVKDIAEDITRELLDRLSGFNVQQRVYGTVDYKKARYVILPDQTVRQALLIDSKAEKENRSATIQMSQTSMWVRQRRSGAQVNEKGFLPEISRYGDKNYLTTTCLIHFSYDDRLGRHHLREVTMIAIPNGKLQGRYNPTVDDGIWLAGRNAPILGEDFRVRVGFSRLKAKASWRIQRLTYDEKRQECIGSWQS
- a CDS encoding DNA methyltransferase, which produces MAIVNLFKSLAPNAIYHGDSQELLGRIERESIALSIWSPPYYVGKEYEKDLSFEDWKNLLQKVIKLHFPIVKPGGFLVINIADILCFKDETMPKIMAENISRRKINLTKEDILKVVQQHPNWNRYKLAEHFGCSEQTIDRRLNGNNIRGGKYQSQTRVYLVGELIEKAATDAGFYLYDRRIWVKDAAWENSRWHTISYRSVDESEYIYIFWKPGITKVDRSRLTKQEWVNWGSRGVWEIPSVRSNSDHDSKFPVELPRRAIKLFTEPDEIVLDCFIGSGTTALAALSEGRRYIGIDKEKRSVEIATEAVKSFNTYEKEPEQMDLLIRELEAGYEIDERRKM
- a CDS encoding DUF4926 domain-containing protein; this translates as MDKDNKLLDVVALTEDIAEYDLCQGQVGTIVEVLSDGQAFEVEFCDREGRTYESVGLRPNQFIVLHYAPISNV
- a CDS encoding dihydrodipicolinate synthase family protein is translated as MMDSIYGIVPPVVTPFREDDSLDEGAFRAEIQYMVETAEVHGVAVTGSTGEGHTLGDDEVRQLTQWAVEEADGRVPVITGIITDSTKSAIERGKAVADLGPVALQVTPVHYLFRPDDDAMVRHFEALCEGTGLPVMIYNVVPWTYLSPELLTRIIDAVEGVVGVKQSAGDMKLLADLLLMAGDRARIMTAVDALLYPSFVLGAHGAIAAILTAVPELCVAVWDACRAGDHKKALDLHEKLLPIWNAIFDDNLPANTKYAMKLQGRNGGVPRPPMPPSSAEQERQVQAALENAGVI
- a CDS encoding sigma-70 family RNA polymerase sigma factor — protein: MEQIEDSALIAQILDGDRKAFAILVQRYSRYVYAQIARSIRLVDDVEDLVQIVFIKAYENLHQLRKPDRFRPWLHSIIRNAVNSHHRRRAVQLRKD
- a CDS encoding phytanoyl-CoA dioxygenase family protein, whose translation is MNHVSKSMRQQWQEQGYLHLKNVIPKDEAAGYLDAANEVIAKYEAKYPEVLEKGVYTIIQTLFRTSRIDGLMDHPNLFGTILDLMGPYIQIMGSQIYVRYPNDKTDNLIGWHTDAGRSLAQIRVTPDSLPLNFKIQFFLTDIPHENCANFCLVPGSHRRPMPKEARNETPPGAIQLIAEAGDCAIFPNTMWHAVAPNHTDVVRRSITFRYGQMWCRPYDYEKCPEEVLSRMTPRRRRLMGDLGENYTATDYFKPSDQIKVIMDGLDFKCPNA